A stretch of the Teredinibacter haidensis genome encodes the following:
- the thiD gene encoding bifunctional hydroxymethylpyrimidine kinase/phosphomethylpyrimidine kinase produces the protein MTPRNANPPVILALGALDPSGSGGLQADIETAASLGCHCSPIATTLAAAGAGTDTDSSPVNATLLIAQARSVLENMAVAAIKIGFLGSVANAEAVHTIILDYPEIPVVAHPTLMLWDRDDDDQQDFPDAFFSLIVPQVNIGIFSLWEARSISRELDTLATTAQAITSSGCELTLITGTGHERPTFQNSSFNQKGLIQHYQWEQEPPTCHGASSTLGMSTCAYLTHGCTPKMAIGQAQDFTWQTMRASRELGYGTRTPHRFFWADKNIESPQDLPSAKKNH, from the coding sequence ATGACACCACGTAACGCTAACCCTCCCGTAATACTCGCACTGGGTGCGCTAGACCCATCGGGATCTGGCGGCCTTCAAGCAGACATTGAAACTGCTGCCAGCCTAGGCTGCCATTGTTCCCCCATTGCCACAACGCTGGCCGCAGCTGGCGCTGGCACGGATACAGACTCCTCCCCAGTAAATGCCACCTTACTCATTGCTCAAGCGCGATCCGTGCTCGAAAACATGGCCGTTGCCGCCATCAAAATTGGCTTTCTGGGCTCGGTGGCGAATGCCGAAGCCGTGCACACCATTATTCTTGATTACCCCGAGATACCCGTTGTTGCCCACCCCACTCTAATGCTGTGGGATAGAGACGATGACGATCAACAAGATTTCCCCGATGCCTTTTTCTCACTTATCGTTCCGCAAGTAAATATAGGCATTTTTTCCCTGTGGGAAGCTCGCTCAATCTCCCGCGAACTCGATACGCTGGCCACAACGGCACAGGCCATCACCAGTAGCGGCTGCGAATTAACACTCATTACCGGTACCGGGCATGAACGCCCCACCTTTCAGAACAGCAGCTTTAACCAAAAAGGCCTTATTCAGCACTACCAATGGGAGCAGGAACCACCGACCTGCCACGGAGCCAGTAGCACACTGGGCATGAGCACCTGCGCCTACCTTACCCACGGCTGCACGCCCAAAATGGCCATTGGCCAAGCCCAGGACTTTACCTGGCAAACCATGCGCGCCTCACGAGAGCTTGGCTATGGTACACGCACACCTCACCGTTTTTTTTGGGCTGACAAAAATATAGAATCCCCGCAGGATTTACCTTCGGCCAAAAAAAACCACTGA
- a CDS encoding CopD family protein, whose amino-acid sequence MLWVKAIHVIAVVCWFAMLFYLPRLFVYHTMSDNQAIKDQFKVMERKLYRGIGTPSLWLTIIFGLWSVHYAWEYYVSSTWFWIKMALVLTLVVYHHICGYYLRQLSNDQCTKSHVFFRWFNEFPTIILLASVFLVVLKQPL is encoded by the coding sequence ATGCTGTGGGTTAAGGCGATTCACGTTATCGCGGTAGTGTGCTGGTTTGCAATGTTATTCTATTTGCCACGGCTGTTCGTTTATCACACCATGAGCGATAACCAAGCCATCAAGGATCAATTTAAAGTGATGGAACGCAAACTCTACAGGGGTATAGGAACACCTTCCCTGTGGCTCACGATTATTTTTGGTTTGTGGTCAGTCCATTATGCATGGGAGTATTATGTGTCCAGTACTTGGTTCTGGATTAAGATGGCCCTGGTTCTCACGCTGGTGGTGTACCACCATATTTGCGGTTATTACCTACGCCAACTTAGCAACGACCAATGTACGAAAAGCCACGTATTTTTCCGTTGGTTTAATGAGTTTCCAACGATAATCTTGCTGGCATCTGTTTTTTTGGTGGTTTTAAAACAACCCCTGTAA